One window of Longimicrobium sp. genomic DNA carries:
- a CDS encoding carbon monoxide dehydrogenase subunit G, which translates to MIVDGEFTFRAPRNRVWVLLQDPDVLVKAMPGAQRLIATGDGTYEGTIRIGVGPVTAAQWTLSVALHDREEPARYLMKVDSKGPLGFTRGSATVELLEVEQATTMRYHADLQIGGKVAGIGQRLLDQVARLLTRQGLEALSREMELRIGASIGGASASFGISTSTVVEAEIVGDGDAAEDAAEVNPESGDAPPAAETASSGDEPRSAEDDVVAVMMDLDEAAPETPLAPGIPDEPLTVSDLDQDLPPGTLR; encoded by the coding sequence ATGATCGTGGACGGCGAGTTCACCTTCCGCGCCCCGCGCAACCGCGTGTGGGTGCTGCTGCAGGACCCCGACGTGCTGGTGAAGGCCATGCCCGGCGCCCAGCGCCTGATCGCCACCGGCGACGGGACGTACGAGGGGACGATCCGCATCGGCGTGGGGCCGGTGACGGCGGCGCAGTGGACGCTCAGCGTGGCCCTGCACGACCGCGAGGAGCCCGCGCGCTACCTGATGAAGGTGGACAGCAAGGGCCCGCTGGGCTTCACCCGCGGCAGCGCGACCGTGGAGCTGCTGGAGGTGGAGCAGGCGACCACCATGCGCTACCACGCGGACCTGCAGATCGGCGGGAAGGTGGCCGGGATCGGGCAGCGGCTGCTGGACCAGGTCGCCAGGCTGCTGACGCGGCAGGGGCTCGAGGCGCTCAGCCGCGAGATGGAGCTGCGCATCGGCGCCAGCATTGGTGGCGCCTCCGCCTCGTTCGGCATTTCCACCTCGACGGTGGTCGAGGCCGAGATCGTGGGCGACGGCGATGCGGCGGAGGATGCGGCGGAGGTGAACCCCGAATCGGGAGATGCCCCGCCGGCCGCCGAAACCGCGTCATCGGGAGATGAGCCGCGGTCCGCCGAGGACGACGTCGTCGCGGTGATGATGGACCTGGACGAAGCCGCGCCCGAGACGCCGCTCGCGCCGGGGATCCCCGACGAGCCGCTGACGGTGTCCGACCTGGACCAGGATCTCCCCCCGGGAACGCTCCGATGA
- a CDS encoding xanthine dehydrogenase family protein subunit M — MKPAPFEYHRPDTVEEALALLAQHGWEAKLLAGGQSLVPAMNFRLSAPGVLIDLNRILGLDSIREVDGALRIGAMVRQRVAERSELIARAAPLVAEALPFVAHPQIRNRGTMGGSIAHADPAAELPAVMLALGARFHLRGPGGMRALAADEFFTGLFATALEHDEMLGEIEIPAPAARPGWAFMEISRRHGDFGLAGLAMSVSVDEDGKCDAARIALLGVGEGPVLARGAADALIGAAPGDDAFAAAAEAARAEIDPPADIHASSDYRRHLVGVLVARALPVAFARAAAGGRG; from the coding sequence GTGAAGCCCGCGCCGTTCGAGTACCACCGCCCTGACACGGTGGAGGAGGCGCTGGCGCTGCTGGCGCAGCACGGGTGGGAGGCGAAGCTGCTGGCCGGCGGGCAGAGCCTGGTGCCGGCGATGAACTTCCGCCTCTCCGCGCCGGGCGTGCTCATCGACCTGAACCGCATCCTGGGGCTGGACTCCATCCGCGAGGTGGATGGCGCCCTGCGCATCGGGGCGATGGTGCGGCAGCGGGTGGCGGAGCGCAGCGAACTGATCGCCCGCGCGGCGCCGCTGGTGGCCGAGGCGCTCCCCTTCGTGGCCCACCCGCAGATCCGCAACCGCGGCACGATGGGCGGCAGCATCGCGCACGCGGACCCGGCGGCGGAGCTCCCCGCGGTGATGCTGGCGCTGGGCGCGCGCTTCCACCTGCGCGGCCCCGGCGGCATGCGCGCGCTGGCGGCGGACGAGTTCTTCACCGGCCTGTTCGCGACCGCGCTGGAGCACGACGAGATGCTGGGGGAGATCGAGATTCCCGCGCCCGCGGCGCGCCCCGGCTGGGCGTTCATGGAGATCAGCCGCCGCCACGGGGATTTCGGGCTCGCCGGCCTGGCCATGAGCGTGTCGGTGGATGAGGACGGGAAGTGCGACGCCGCCCGCATCGCGCTCCTGGGCGTGGGCGAGGGCCCGGTCCTGGCGCGCGGCGCCGCGGACGCCCTCATCGGCGCCGCGCCGGGCGACGACGCGTTCGCCGCCGCGGCCGAGGCTGCCCGCGCGGAGATCGACCCGCCCGCGGACATCCACGCGTCGTCCGACTACCGGCGGCACCTGGTGGGCGTGCTGGTGGCGCGCGCGCTGCCGGTGGCGTTCGCGCGGGCGGCTGCGGGCGGCCGAGGTTGA
- a CDS encoding cyclase family protein, with protein sequence MKVYDLSQPLNEQAPFWPYYPPFEVKYIKRKAEHGVNAQYIQTSNHMGTHLDAPRHFVTGGMTIDQIPMEWLCGPGVIVDLTGEMDELALYTPKMIEDRVEVRNGDLLILHTGWHRFAQWGSTPDEEKYIHMHPGAHPDMVPWLLEKQIHIWGVDVVSTDHPMDLPIGRFLGKGMHGHCDRVRAAAEAKFGGAEAVAKLFPDEDYQLTHNRLFGHNCMHIENLGGDISAPELQNRRLVIGCFPWKFQGGEAAFARVVAFDGEWPANP encoded by the coding sequence ATGAAGGTCTACGATCTGTCGCAGCCGCTGAACGAGCAGGCGCCGTTCTGGCCCTACTACCCGCCGTTCGAGGTGAAGTACATCAAGCGCAAGGCCGAGCACGGCGTGAACGCGCAGTACATCCAGACGTCCAACCACATGGGCACGCACCTGGACGCGCCGCGCCACTTCGTGACCGGCGGGATGACCATCGACCAGATCCCCATGGAGTGGCTCTGCGGCCCCGGCGTGATCGTGGACCTGACCGGCGAGATGGACGAGCTGGCCCTGTACACGCCGAAGATGATCGAGGACCGCGTGGAGGTGCGCAACGGCGACCTGCTGATCCTGCACACCGGCTGGCACCGCTTCGCGCAGTGGGGAAGCACGCCCGACGAGGAGAAGTACATCCACATGCATCCCGGCGCGCACCCCGACATGGTGCCGTGGCTGCTGGAGAAGCAGATCCACATCTGGGGCGTGGACGTGGTCAGCACCGACCACCCGATGGACCTGCCCATCGGCCGCTTCCTGGGCAAGGGGATGCACGGCCACTGCGACCGCGTCCGCGCCGCGGCAGAGGCCAAGTTCGGCGGCGCCGAGGCCGTGGCGAAGCTGTTCCCCGACGAGGACTACCAGCTCACGCACAACCGGCTGTTCGGGCACAACTGCATGCACATCGAGAACCTGGGCGGCGACATCAGCGCCCCGGAGCTGCAGAACCGGCGGCTCGTGATCGGCTGCTTCCCCTGGAAGTTCCAGGGCGGCGAGGCGGCGTTCGCGCGCGTGGTGGCGTTCGACGGGGAGTGGCCGGCGAACCCGTAA